One window of Microcoleus vaginatus PCC 9802 genomic DNA carries:
- the thiD gene encoding bifunctional hydroxymethylpyrimidine kinase/phosphomethylpyrimidine kinase, which produces MIKSKIPVALTVAGSDSGGGAGIQADLRTFAFHCVHGTSALTCVTAQNTLGVTRVDALPAEAVAAQIEAVVGDIGVDAVKTGMLLNREIMAAVASQVEALGIGNLVVDPVMVSRSGDRLIDDGAIAFLQDVLIPLATVVTPNRFEAQILSGLQIDSVDDMRSAAQQIYRLGAKAVLVKGGGMAGDLRGIDVWFDGTRLETLKVETVDTGNTHGTGCTLSAAIAANLALGKDLFTAVTLAKDYVTTALKYALDIGEGQGPVGHFFPLLLK; this is translated from the coding sequence ATGATTAAATCGAAAATTCCTGTGGCTTTGACTGTGGCGGGTTCCGATAGTGGCGGTGGGGCCGGGATTCAGGCGGATTTGCGGACTTTTGCGTTTCACTGTGTGCACGGTACAAGTGCTTTGACTTGTGTGACGGCTCAAAATACTTTGGGGGTGACGCGGGTGGATGCTTTGCCGGCGGAGGCTGTGGCCGCTCAAATTGAGGCGGTGGTTGGGGATATTGGGGTGGATGCTGTGAAGACTGGGATGCTGCTGAATCGGGAAATTATGGCGGCGGTGGCTTCACAGGTTGAGGCTTTGGGAATAGGGAATTTGGTTGTCGATCCGGTGATGGTTTCACGATCGGGCGATCGATTGATTGATGACGGGGCGATCGCCTTTTTGCAGGATGTTTTGATTCCTTTGGCGACTGTCGTGACTCCGAATCGGTTTGAGGCTCAGATTTTGAGCGGTTTGCAGATTGATTCTGTGGATGATATGCGATCGGCGGCGCAGCAGATTTACCGTTTGGGTGCGAAAGCTGTTTTGGTGAAAGGCGGCGGGATGGCGGGAGATTTGCGGGGAATTGATGTTTGGTTTGACGGTACGCGGTTGGAGACTTTGAAGGTTGAGACTGTTGATACTGGGAATACTCACGGGACTGGGTGTACTTTGAGTGCTGCGATCGCGGCTAATTTGGCTTTGGGGAAAGATTTGTTTACAGCGGTGACATTGGCTAAGGATTATGTTACTACTGCTCTCAAATATGCTTTGGATATTGGGGAAGGTCAAGGGCCAGTAGGTCATTTTTTCCCGCTTTTACTGAAGTAA
- a CDS encoding cell division protein FtsQ/DivIB: protein MASFGAVSQTELGRRRQKLRQQRRARLAAVVWQMLAASAMAGGLLWWIAQPAWLIARSEQVKVEGNQWLSDKAVRSLVPLSYPQSLWGIQPQALAEKLESTGPIAKANVTRNLFPPSLTIEVAERLPVAVAQPTAVLKSNSDKEKVGWLDARGGWMPSDSYTAVRSQNSSIGPGSIPGTQPQRSLPTLKVIGPLEQYRAYWPKFYQGLSGLTVKVFEINWQNPNNLILKTEIGTVHLGPYSSKTAEQLKVLDRMRQLPKQLDSSKIAYIDLKNPASPIVHLPELPPSLESSTPAPTRAQN, encoded by the coding sequence ATGGCTAGTTTTGGAGCGGTTTCTCAAACAGAGTTAGGGCGCAGGCGCCAAAAGTTGCGGCAGCAGAGGCGCGCTCGATTGGCGGCTGTTGTGTGGCAAATGCTGGCAGCGAGCGCAATGGCTGGAGGTTTGCTGTGGTGGATTGCTCAGCCGGCTTGGTTAATTGCCCGATCGGAACAAGTGAAGGTGGAGGGCAATCAGTGGCTGTCGGATAAGGCGGTGCGGTCTTTGGTGCCGCTGTCTTACCCGCAGTCGCTGTGGGGGATTCAACCGCAGGCGCTGGCCGAAAAGCTGGAGTCCACGGGACCGATCGCCAAAGCGAATGTGACTCGTAACTTGTTTCCCCCGAGTTTGACTATAGAAGTGGCAGAACGCCTGCCGGTGGCGGTGGCGCAGCCGACTGCGGTGTTGAAATCGAACAGCGACAAGGAAAAAGTGGGGTGGCTGGACGCTCGCGGAGGTTGGATGCCGTCGGATAGTTATACTGCTGTACGATCGCAGAATAGTTCGATCGGGCCCGGCAGCATTCCGGGAACGCAGCCTCAGCGTTCTTTGCCCACTTTAAAAGTCATCGGGCCTTTGGAACAGTATCGCGCCTATTGGCCGAAGTTTTACCAAGGACTCAGCGGCTTGACGGTGAAAGTGTTTGAGATTAATTGGCAAAACCCGAACAACTTGATCTTGAAAACAGAGATCGGTACCGTACACTTAGGGCCATACAGTTCCAAGACTGCGGAGCAACTTAAGGTTTTAGACCGAATGCGACAATTGCCAAAACAGCTAGATTCAAGCAAAATAGCCTACATTGACTTGAAAAATCCTGCTTCGCCGATCGTCCATTTGCCAGAACTCCCCCCCAGTTTGGAGAGTTCCACTCCCGCACCCACTCGCGCCCAGAATTGA
- a CDS encoding ATP-binding protein, whose protein sequence is MALELDRFYKACNPSKTLVAGDPGDYQYYIDFGSVRGGKIIESLQRTITRISPNEPTCQLFTGHIGCGKSTELFRLKAELEQEGFCVVYFESSQDLDMGDVDISDILLSIARQVSETMESAKIKLRPSYFTNLFAEVAEFLQTPIDLSAEAELSVGIARVTAKTKDSPKLRSQLRQYLEPRTNSILQSINEELLNKANAELKHQGKKGLAVIVDNLDRLDASLKPSGRTQPEYLFLDRGEQLKKLNCHVVYTIPLTLIFSNDFGRLASRFGVKPKVMPMVPVQMRSGDDHIEGMALLRQLVLARAFPKVAAPQRIDLISQVFDSPETLDRLCRISGGHVRNLLMLLYSCLQHEDPPFSRECLESVIQEYRDDLLGAINDMEWELLFQVVNRQSVTGEEESQILLRSMFVFEYRDQEGRWFGINPALAETRKYKEWLQRCEAK, encoded by the coding sequence ATCGCACTCGAATTAGACAGATTCTATAAAGCCTGCAACCCGAGCAAGACCCTTGTTGCCGGAGACCCAGGAGATTATCAATACTACATTGATTTTGGTTCCGTGCGTGGCGGCAAAATCATTGAATCTTTACAGCGAACCATTACCCGCATCTCCCCCAACGAGCCAACCTGTCAGCTATTTACAGGACATATCGGGTGTGGCAAATCTACGGAATTGTTTCGACTAAAAGCTGAGTTAGAGCAAGAGGGTTTTTGCGTCGTCTACTTCGAGTCTTCCCAAGACTTAGACATGGGTGATGTAGACATCAGCGATATTTTGCTGAGCATTGCGCGCCAAGTCAGCGAAACTATGGAATCCGCTAAAATCAAACTCAGACCGAGCTATTTTACCAATCTGTTTGCAGAAGTGGCAGAATTTTTGCAGACTCCCATAGATTTGTCAGCGGAAGCCGAGTTATCTGTAGGCATTGCTAGAGTTACTGCTAAAACTAAAGACTCTCCCAAACTGCGATCGCAACTCAGGCAATATCTCGAGCCCCGCACCAACAGCATCTTGCAGTCGATCAATGAAGAACTCCTCAACAAAGCTAACGCTGAACTTAAGCACCAAGGCAAAAAAGGGCTCGCAGTCATCGTTGACAACCTCGATCGCCTCGATGCCTCCCTCAAACCCAGCGGACGCACCCAGCCAGAATACCTGTTTTTAGACCGTGGCGAACAGTTGAAAAAACTTAATTGCCATGTTGTCTACACGATTCCCCTGACTTTGATTTTTTCCAACGACTTCGGCCGCCTCGCCAGTCGATTTGGAGTCAAGCCCAAGGTGATGCCGATGGTACCGGTGCAAATGCGATCGGGCGACGACCACATTGAAGGAATGGCACTGCTGCGGCAGCTAGTATTAGCTAGAGCTTTTCCGAAAGTTGCTGCCCCTCAACGCATCGATTTGATTTCCCAAGTCTTTGACTCTCCCGAAACTTTAGACCGGCTTTGTCGGATTAGTGGCGGTCACGTTCGCAATCTACTGATGCTTTTGTATAGCTGTTTGCAGCACGAAGACCCTCCCTTTTCTCGCGAATGCCTCGAAAGCGTCATTCAAGAATATCGCGATGACCTTTTGGGAGCCATCAATGACATGGAATGGGAATTGCTGTTTCAAGTCGTCAACCGACAAAGTGTAACCGGCGAAGAAGAGTCTCAAATCTTGTTGCGAAGTATGTTTGTCTTTGAATACCGCGATCAAGAAGGTCGTTGGTTTGGGATTAATCCAGCCTTAGCAGAAACTAGAAAG
- the tnpA gene encoding IS200/IS605 family transposase, whose amino-acid sequence MAMWRLYYHLVWATKERQPLISPAKETELYSYIIGKADTLNCILHAIGGTENHIHLIVSIPPTQSIAEFVKNIKGSSSRYLNQTLQNPHKFSWQEGYGVFSLGQKQLDSAVAYVINQKEHHLQKTTNSHLEQITDQDNPPTRWHPNSPEN is encoded by the coding sequence ATGGCAATGTGGCGGCTGTACTATCATTTAGTTTGGGCAACAAAAGAGCGACAGCCTCTCATATCTCCCGCAAAAGAAACCGAACTTTACTCTTATATCATCGGCAAAGCAGACACCCTCAATTGCATCCTCCACGCCATCGGCGGCACAGAAAATCACATCCACTTAATAGTTTCCATTCCTCCGACACAATCGATCGCTGAATTCGTTAAAAATATTAAAGGTAGCAGCAGCCGTTATCTCAATCAAACTTTGCAAAATCCCCATAAATTTTCGTGGCAAGAAGGATACGGAGTATTTTCTTTAGGACAAAAACAACTAGACTCAGCAGTCGCTTATGTGATAAATCAAAAGGAACATCACTTGCAAAAAACCACAAATTCGCATTTAGAACAAATCACGGATCAAGACAATCCACCCACCCGGTGGCACCCGAATTCGCCAGAGAATTAA
- the dndE gene encoding DNA sulfur modification protein DndE, which produces MEPPLDRIRLSQTGKDQLSKLKRSTKIDQWNILCRWGFCRSLAEPSIPSPVPIPSDSNVELSWDVFGGDMADILIMALKQRCHQDNLGTEKETLAKQFRLHLHRGIGYLAGDPNIKKIEDLVAIALSPEKLRN; this is translated from the coding sequence ATGGAACCACCACTCGATCGCATCCGCCTCTCCCAAACCGGCAAAGACCAACTATCAAAACTGAAACGATCGACCAAAATCGATCAGTGGAATATTCTATGCAGGTGGGGATTTTGCCGATCGCTCGCCGAACCCAGCATCCCATCGCCAGTACCAATTCCCAGCGACAGCAACGTCGAATTAAGCTGGGATGTCTTCGGCGGCGACATGGCCGATATCTTGATAATGGCCCTCAAGCAGCGCTGTCACCAAGATAATTTAGGCACAGAAAAAGAAACTCTAGCCAAACAATTTCGCCTGCACTTGCACCGAGGGATTGGTTATTTAGCCGGCGATCCGAATATTAAGAAAATCGAAGACTTGGTGGCGATCGCTTTATCGCCTGAAAAATTAAGAAATTAA
- a CDS encoding MBL fold metallo-hydrolase: MKLTRIDLNSWIFHIAGQTILVDPWLVDPLVFYGQPWLFTAYHNTPVAFTPSSLPPIDLILISQGLDDHCHRPTLEQLDRTIPAIASPTAAKVLSSLGYTNITSLANWQELNFKEKLQITAVPGAEIGPGQEENGYLLKDLSSGETLYYEPHLPPLEKVKQKIDTVDVAIAPVIGQIFPFLGQVIIGPSEALRLAQTLKPRFFLPTAAGDIRATGILPMLVRSVGSIPEFRDLLAKSGLSTQLLEPEPGQTLEI, translated from the coding sequence GTGAAACTCACCCGAATCGACCTCAACTCTTGGATCTTCCACATCGCAGGCCAAACCATCCTCGTCGATCCCTGGCTGGTCGATCCGCTCGTATTTTACGGTCAACCCTGGTTGTTCACCGCCTACCACAACACGCCCGTCGCCTTCACTCCCAGCAGCTTACCGCCGATCGACCTCATCCTGATTTCCCAAGGATTAGACGACCACTGTCACAGACCAACACTCGAACAGCTCGATCGCACAATTCCCGCGATCGCCTCACCCACCGCCGCCAAAGTCCTCAGCAGTTTAGGCTACACTAATATCACATCTTTAGCAAATTGGCAAGAGTTAAATTTTAAAGAAAAGTTACAAATTACTGCCGTACCCGGAGCCGAAATCGGGCCGGGACAAGAAGAAAACGGCTATTTGCTCAAAGATTTAAGCAGTGGCGAGACACTTTATTACGAACCGCACCTGCCACCATTAGAAAAAGTCAAACAGAAAATAGACACAGTAGACGTAGCCATCGCCCCAGTCATCGGTCAAATCTTCCCATTCCTCGGACAAGTCATCATCGGCCCTTCGGAAGCCCTCCGCCTCGCCCAAACTCTCAAACCTCGGTTTTTCCTGCCTACAGCGGCGGGAGACATCCGAGCCACAGGCATTTTACCAATGTTAGTGCGATCGGTCGGCAGCATCCCCGAATTTCGCGATTTGCTAGCAAAATCGGGACTTTCCACCCAACTCCTCGAACCCGAACCAGGCCAAACCCTAGAAATTTGA
- the dndD gene encoding DNA sulfur modification protein DndD — MQFLELVLKNFGPYAGTQTINLRPEKDGNPCPVILFGGMNGGGKTTLMDAIRLALYGGRAQCSTRGNLSYSDFLNQCVNRHTPPLEDTRVELTFEQVQDDKLAQFKIVRYWKKPDIKDNLSILIYSEIVSDWWSDKAITNTWDEYIETLLPVGISNLFLFDGEQVKELAELETPPEFVVGAIKSLLGLELAERLAVDLEILAGRKRKEIAGKKDLAALEKIEQTFKKISDEIDAAKQEQASFKNELDKAQKNQQQASDKFIYEGGKIAADRSQLDSKLNDYRNQADKTRQAMMELASNTLPLALISPLLTEAKIQAETEASQQQAKIAQNVIKQRSDRLLNYIAEISLNPQQLDKIQDFIRQENQELEQQAGTDVPPWMNADNNSIQQLENLLSYQIKAQQILARDQIEEIKSIEAEIDFTDRQLAAAASPEAYEKLEEEVRKAQKAVAIAAAACESANRRVDELERELAKNQKELESYSSEYITIRNSQHVIASIAKAQATLKLFKEKLTLKKLNKLEIEITDCFRYLLHKTDLVHRVAIHTQTFSLSIYDPEGKPVPKHRLSAGEKQLLAIAFLWGLARVSGRQLPVAIDTPLGRLDSSHRNNLVERYFPSASHQVILLSTDTEIRKVEYEKLQELEAIAHSYLLKYDSAKHQTTVEKGYFWE, encoded by the coding sequence ATGCAATTCCTCGAACTCGTTCTCAAAAACTTTGGCCCCTATGCAGGCACCCAAACCATCAATCTCCGCCCCGAAAAAGACGGAAATCCCTGCCCAGTTATCCTATTTGGCGGCATGAATGGCGGCGGCAAAACCACCCTCATGGACGCCATTCGCCTCGCCCTCTACGGTGGTCGCGCCCAATGTTCCACCAGAGGCAATTTAAGCTACAGCGACTTTCTCAATCAATGCGTAAACCGCCATACTCCCCCATTAGAAGATACCCGCGTCGAACTAACATTTGAACAAGTCCAAGATGACAAATTAGCTCAATTCAAAATAGTTAGATACTGGAAAAAACCCGATATCAAAGATAACTTAAGTATTCTCATATACAGTGAGATTGTCAGCGATTGGTGGTCTGACAAAGCAATTACTAACACCTGGGACGAATACATCGAAACCCTTTTGCCTGTCGGAATATCCAACCTATTTTTGTTTGACGGCGAACAAGTAAAAGAACTCGCCGAACTCGAAACACCGCCGGAGTTTGTCGTCGGGGCGATTAAATCTCTTTTAGGTTTAGAATTAGCAGAACGCCTCGCCGTCGATTTAGAAATTTTAGCCGGCCGCAAGCGGAAAGAAATTGCTGGCAAAAAAGACTTGGCTGCTTTAGAGAAAATCGAACAAACTTTTAAGAAAATTAGTGATGAAATAGACGCAGCTAAGCAAGAACAAGCCAGCTTTAAAAACGAGTTAGATAAAGCTCAAAAAAATCAGCAACAAGCATCAGACAAGTTTATTTATGAAGGCGGGAAAATTGCCGCCGATCGCAGTCAGCTAGACAGCAAGCTAAACGACTACAGAAATCAGGCAGACAAAACCCGTCAAGCCATGATGGAATTGGCATCAAATACGCTACCACTAGCCTTAATTTCGCCTTTGCTAACCGAAGCCAAAATTCAAGCAGAAACAGAAGCCAGCCAGCAGCAAGCAAAGATTGCCCAAAATGTTATCAAACAAAGAAGCGATCGCCTTCTCAACTACATCGCGGAAATCTCGTTAAATCCCCAACAGCTAGATAAAATTCAAGACTTCATCCGCCAAGAAAACCAAGAACTCGAACAGCAAGCGGGAACAGACGTTCCGCCCTGGATGAACGCCGACAACAACAGCATCCAGCAACTAGAAAACCTTCTTAGCTACCAAATCAAAGCCCAGCAAATTCTCGCCCGCGACCAAATAGAAGAAATCAAAAGCATCGAAGCAGAAATCGATTTTACAGACAGACAACTCGCAGCCGCAGCTTCCCCCGAAGCCTACGAAAAACTAGAAGAAGAGGTCAGGAAAGCCCAAAAGGCAGTCGCTATAGCAGCCGCCGCCTGTGAATCAGCCAACCGCCGCGTCGATGAATTAGAGAGAGAATTAGCCAAAAACCAAAAAGAACTAGAAAGCTACAGCAGCGAATACATCACAATCAGAAACAGCCAACACGTCATCGCCTCCATCGCCAAAGCCCAAGCCACCCTGAAACTCTTTAAAGAAAAACTCACCCTCAAAAAACTCAACAAACTCGAAATAGAAATTACCGACTGTTTCCGCTACCTGTTGCACAAAACCGACCTCGTGCACAGAGTTGCGATCCACACTCAAACATTTAGCCTCTCCATTTACGATCCAGAAGGCAAACCGGTACCCAAACACCGACTTTCAGCCGGGGAAAAACAATTGCTGGCGATCGCCTTTTTGTGGGGATTAGCCAGAGTATCCGGGAGACAATTGCCAGTGGCGATCGACACTCCCTTGGGCCGCCTCGACTCCTCCCACAGAAACAACCTAGTCGAACGCTATTTCCCCTCAGCCAGCCACCAAGTCATCCTGCTTTCTACCGACACGGAAATTAGAAAAGTAGAATACGAAAAACTCCAAGAATTAGAGGCGATCGCCCACAGCTACCTCCTCAAATACGACTCCGCCAAACACCAAACCACCGTCGAAAAAGGTTACTTTTGGGAATAA
- the ftsZ gene encoding cell division protein FtsZ, with translation MKLNNRQGSDQDSPPSEEVKNFPVAADSANPFRRKSGYVNVDSIDIDPMVNPKDIMPSSAAKIKVIGVGGGGGNAVNRMIASEVSGVEFWCVNTDSQALVLSNAPKRLQVGQKLTRGLGAGGNPAIGQKAAEESRDEVANALNHADLVFITAGMGGGTGTGAAPIVAEVAKEMGALTVGIVTRPFTFEGRRRTSQAEEGIAALQTRVDTLIVIPNDKLLSVISEQMPVQEAFRVADDILRQGVQGISDIITIPGLVNVDFADVRAVMADAGSALMGIGVGSGKSRAREAAMQAISSPLLEASSIEGARGVVFNITGGTDMTLHEVNAAAETIYEVVDPNANIIFGAVIDERLQGEIKITVIATGFSGEVPSPPAPGRTQNVNAPWRAATVPTSPAQQTPDPTTKPPQDLGLDIPEFLRNRRPPR, from the coding sequence ATGAAGCTTAATAATAGACAGGGGTCTGACCAAGACAGTCCCCCTTCGGAAGAAGTAAAAAATTTTCCGGTGGCTGCAGATTCCGCCAATCCGTTTAGACGCAAGTCTGGTTATGTAAATGTAGATAGTATTGATATCGATCCTATGGTCAATCCCAAAGACATAATGCCCAGCAGTGCTGCCAAAATCAAAGTAATTGGCGTCGGCGGTGGTGGGGGCAACGCCGTTAACCGGATGATTGCTAGCGAGGTTTCTGGTGTCGAGTTTTGGTGTGTGAATACAGATTCCCAAGCTCTGGTTCTCTCAAATGCTCCGAAACGCTTGCAAGTCGGACAGAAGTTGACGCGCGGTTTGGGGGCGGGGGGCAATCCGGCGATCGGTCAAAAGGCTGCGGAGGAATCTCGCGACGAGGTTGCTAATGCTCTGAATCATGCGGATTTGGTATTTATCACAGCCGGCATGGGCGGCGGTACGGGCACAGGCGCGGCTCCGATCGTGGCTGAGGTCGCTAAGGAAATGGGCGCATTGACTGTGGGCATAGTGACGCGGCCTTTTACGTTCGAGGGACGGCGGCGCACCAGCCAAGCTGAGGAAGGGATTGCGGCTTTGCAAACCCGGGTGGATACGCTGATCGTAATTCCTAACGACAAGCTGCTGTCTGTGATTTCCGAACAAATGCCGGTACAAGAGGCTTTTCGAGTTGCTGATGATATCCTGCGCCAAGGGGTTCAGGGTATTTCTGACATTATTACTATTCCCGGTTTGGTGAATGTTGACTTTGCTGACGTGCGGGCAGTAATGGCTGATGCGGGTTCGGCTTTGATGGGCATCGGCGTAGGTTCGGGCAAGTCGCGGGCTAGGGAGGCTGCGATGCAGGCTATTTCTTCGCCTCTGCTGGAAGCCTCGTCTATTGAGGGCGCTAGAGGTGTGGTGTTTAACATCACTGGCGGTACTGACATGACGCTGCACGAGGTGAATGCGGCGGCTGAGACGATTTACGAGGTTGTCGATCCGAATGCCAATATTATTTTTGGAGCGGTGATTGACGAGCGGCTTCAGGGCGAAATTAAGATTACTGTGATCGCTACTGGTTTTTCGGGAGAAGTTCCGTCGCCTCCGGCTCCGGGGCGGACGCAAAATGTTAATGCTCCTTGGCGAGCTGCAACTGTGCCGACGAGTCCGGCTCAACAGACGCCTGATCCGACAACGAAACCGCCGCAGGATTTGGGATTGGATATTCCTGAGTTTTTGCGTAACCGTCGCCCGCCTAGATAA
- the dndC gene encoding DNA phosphorothioation system sulfurtransferase DndC: protein MIEIQQMSLFAPRTVKELLDEIKELTKEIQELYCSDAIPWLIGWSGGKDSTAVLQLIWNAIAALPIEKRTKTIHVITTDTFAENPIISTWVRKSLAKLKILAQEQKMPVSPHLLHPEVKETFWVCLIGKGYPAPRNGFRWCTDRMKIQPVNQFIRDLVRVHGETIVVLGTRKAESSKRAATMKKYEAGRLRDRLSPNGRLPNSLIYTPIEDWRDDEVWLYLMQWDNPWGNNNKDLFAMYRGATADNECPLVVDTSTPSCGDSRFGCWVCTMVDKDKSMEAMIQNDEEKEWMQPLLDIRNELDIKNDHDKRDFRRIYGRVELFERNMGDDTTSVEPIPGPYTKFWREHWLRRVLEAQTHIRKTAPQEMRDITLITPEELSEIRRIWLEQKHEFDDSLPRIYEEVTGEPFEDSRPAAERKLLGSDEWTVIEDICSEDKMHLELMAKLLDTERQYYTKPRRTGIYGDLDKCFETSSRSKEEAIGNAHYQRNLKKAVEDIKANPTENIQQFKDAIAQTNSSAKNDTVDIAKLKEELESNSNQSRQLSWADIKFSPPNSGGENSKD, encoded by the coding sequence GTGATAGAAATTCAGCAGATGTCATTATTTGCGCCGCGAACTGTTAAGGAGTTACTCGATGAGATAAAAGAGCTAACTAAAGAAATTCAAGAATTATACTGCTCAGACGCTATACCTTGGTTAATCGGTTGGAGTGGCGGGAAAGATAGCACCGCAGTATTGCAGCTTATCTGGAACGCAATCGCAGCACTTCCGATCGAGAAACGCACAAAAACTATCCATGTAATTACAACGGATACTTTCGCTGAAAATCCGATTATTTCGACTTGGGTACGTAAATCTTTAGCTAAGCTCAAGATACTTGCTCAAGAGCAAAAAATGCCTGTTTCCCCGCATCTGCTTCATCCAGAGGTGAAAGAAACATTCTGGGTATGCTTAATTGGTAAAGGCTATCCAGCGCCTCGCAATGGATTTCGGTGGTGTACAGATAGGATGAAAATTCAGCCTGTAAATCAATTTATCCGAGATTTAGTTCGAGTACATGGTGAAACTATTGTCGTTTTGGGTACTCGCAAGGCTGAAAGCAGCAAACGTGCAGCAACAATGAAAAAGTATGAAGCAGGTAGATTGCGTGATCGCCTCAGTCCTAATGGTCGCTTACCTAACTCTTTAATTTATACCCCTATCGAGGATTGGCGTGATGATGAAGTTTGGCTGTATCTAATGCAGTGGGACAATCCTTGGGGAAATAACAATAAAGATTTATTTGCCATGTATCGAGGTGCAACAGCAGACAATGAGTGTCCTTTAGTTGTAGATACTTCTACTCCTAGCTGTGGCGATTCTCGCTTTGGGTGCTGGGTGTGTACAATGGTTGACAAAGATAAATCTATGGAGGCAATGATTCAAAACGATGAGGAAAAAGAATGGATGCAGCCTCTCCTTGATATTCGCAACGAATTAGACATTAAAAACGATCACGATAAAAGAGACTTCCGACGCATCTACGGTAGAGTAGAACTGTTTGAACGCAACATGGGCGACGACACAACCTCCGTCGAACCCATCCCAGGGCCCTACACCAAATTCTGGCGAGAACACTGGCTGAGACGAGTCCTGGAAGCACAAACCCACATCCGCAAAACCGCACCCCAAGAAATGCGCGACATCACCTTAATTACCCCGGAAGAACTTAGCGAAATCCGCCGAATTTGGCTGGAACAAAAGCACGAATTTGACGACAGCTTGCCCCGGATTTATGAAGAAGTTACGGGCGAGCCTTTTGAAGATTCCCGTCCCGCCGCTGAAAGAAAACTCCTAGGTAGCGATGAATGGACTGTGATCGAAGACATTTGCAGCGAGGACAAAATGCACCTCGAATTGATGGCAAAACTCCTTGATACAGAACGCCAATACTACACGAAACCCCGCCGTACAGGAATTTACGGCGATTTGGACAAATGCTTTGAAACCAGTTCGCGATCGAAGGAAGAAGCGATTGGCAACGCCCACTATCAACGCAATTTAAAAAAAGCGGTGGAAGATATTAAAGCAAATCCGACCGAAAATATTCAGCAATTCAAAGATGCGATCGCCCAAACCAACAGTTCCGCCAAAAACGATACCGTTGATATTGCCAAACTTAAAGAAGAACTCGAAAGCAACAGCAATCAAAGTAGGCAGCTATCTTGGGCGGATATTAAATTTTCACCACCAAATTCAGGAGGGGAAAATAGCAAAGATTAG